Proteins encoded in a region of the bacterium genome:
- a CDS encoding biopolymer transporter ExbD: MGVLDARKAKKDRGLNKIPTASTSDVAFLLLIFFIVMPMKRPEVGLSMVLPAKSKATSVTVRESNVATIRVLSSNALTLDGELIALPRVRQAIMDRLAGNDQTIVVLETHPDADYGMMIACLDEVKQADARKVSLKTTKR, encoded by the coding sequence CGGGGTCTGAACAAGATCCCGACGGCGTCGACCAGCGACGTCGCGTTCCTGCTGCTGATCTTCTTCATCGTCATGCCGATGAAGCGTCCCGAGGTGGGCCTGTCGATGGTCCTGCCCGCCAAGTCGAAGGCGACGTCGGTGACCGTCCGCGAGAGCAACGTGGCCACAATCCGGGTGCTCTCCAGCAACGCGCTGACGCTCGACGGCGAGCTGATCGCGCTGCCGCGCGTGCGGCAGGCCATCATGGACCGGCTGGCCGGCAACGACCAGACGATCGTGGTGCTCGAGACCCATCCCGACGCCGACTACGGCATGATGATCGCCTGCCTGGACGAGGTTAAGCAGGCGGACGCCCGCAAGGTGTCCCTCAAAACGACCAAGCGCTAG